A single genomic interval of Phycisphaerae bacterium harbors:
- a CDS encoding NADH-quinone oxidoreductase subunit C, with protein sequence MSGDIPSEKAALNGSAVPGGVPALRPNPLAHLAVPFQVVDYAERGVHLDASVAPDQVVAVAGELDKSGFAIDTVTGVDWLAEGQMEVVYDFFHPTERLRVAIRTRVPREDPEVPTISTVFPGANWHERETHDFFGIRFVGHPDLTPFLLPEDATYHPLRKDFNS encoded by the coding sequence GGCCTTGAACGGGTCGGCCGTGCCCGGCGGGGTGCCTGCGCTGAGGCCGAATCCCCTGGCACATCTGGCGGTGCCGTTTCAGGTTGTGGACTACGCGGAGCGAGGCGTTCATCTGGACGCGAGTGTTGCTCCGGACCAGGTTGTCGCGGTGGCCGGTGAGCTGGACAAGAGCGGATTCGCCATTGACACGGTTACCGGCGTGGATTGGCTGGCCGAGGGCCAGATGGAGGTCGTCTACGACTTCTTTCACCCGACGGAGCGGCTTCGGGTGGCCATACGAACGCGTGTGCCCCGTGAGGACCCCGAGGTTCCGACGATCAGCACCGTGTTTCCCGGGGCGAACTGGCACGAGCGCGAGACGCACGATTTCTTCGGCATCCGGTTCGTGGGGCACCCGGACCTGACGCCGTTCTTGCTGCCAGAGGACGCCACTTATCACCCGCTGAGGAAGGACTTCAACTCGTGA